Proteins encoded together in one Telopea speciosissima isolate NSW1024214 ecotype Mountain lineage chromosome 4, Tspe_v1, whole genome shotgun sequence window:
- the LOC122659278 gene encoding uncharacterized protein LOC122659278 has protein sequence MRKQSSPSSSALPLVHPLLLLTLLFVAKDGGIVRVAKGGKRRVSIPDELEDAIDDEEDDATRKWAQKPSPSQDSEFDPPPDFSKMDPSQILAEMMKQQSSPSFGFVKLRLGVRRSPDMVSEIAMKWTKVLKTESIEVKFIWVWSSRCLGR, from the exons atGAGGAAGCAGAGCAGCCCTTCTTCCTCCGCTTTACCTCTGGTTCATCCTCTCCTGCTTCTCACTCTGTTGTTTGTAGCTAAGGATGGTGGCATTGTTAGAGTTGCAAAGGGAGGGAAGAGAAGGGTTTCTATCCCAGATGAGCTGGAAGACGCGATCGATGACGAAGAGGATGATGCTACGAGGAAATGGGCCCAAAAACCCAGCCCATCGCAAGATTCCGAATTCGATCCTCCTCCGGATTTCAGTAAGATGGATCCATCACAGATTCTGGCCGAAATGATGAAGCAGCAATCTAGCCCCTCTTTTGGTTTCGTCAAACTTCGATTAGGTGTTCGACGTTCGCCG GATATGGTTTCGGAGATTGCTATGAAATGGACCAAGGTTCTCAAGACTGAATCAATTGAGGTCAAGTTCATCTGGGTTTGGTCGAGCAGGTGCTTGGGTCGTTGA